A stretch of Pseudolysobacter antarcticus DNA encodes these proteins:
- a CDS encoding IS3 family transposase (programmed frameshift): MSKRRTFSDEFKREAVGLTHQAGANVSQIARDIGVGEGVLSRWRRELASGKRHAFPGSGVPRDEEMAALKRELARVKKERGFFARCGSVLREGIALKFQTIQRCRTVYPVQLMCRCLKVSSSGFHAWCKRPLSARAKDNQRLLVQIKALHSISDGVLGMPRMHEELSYAGETASPNRVARLMASNGLFGIPQRRAWRSKRSGVRPLHVRNHLQRDFSALEPNTKWVTDITYIHTGEGWLYLCTVLDLFSHTIIGWSMSGIQDRHLVLKAVQMACWQRTDTTPVVLHSDRGTQFTSGEYQRFLADHHLISSMSDVGHCGDNAAAEGFFGMLKRERIYRRRYLSLADARSDVFDYIERFHNPRMQRRLDKLDQRFITLTQPSAKTG; the protein is encoded by the exons ATGTCCAAGCGAAGAACATTTAGTGATGAGTTCAAACGGGAGGCAGTGGGTCTGACTCATCAGGCCGGTGCCAATGTTAGCCAGATAGCTCGCGATATCGGTGTGGGTGAAGGGGTGCTGAGCCGTTGGCGGCGGGAATTGGCCAGCGGTAAACGCCACGCTTTCCCGGGCTCTGGCGTACCGCGGGATGAAGAGATGGCCGCACTCAAGCGTGAGCTGGCGCGGGTCAAGAAGGAACGCG GATTTTTTGCGCGATGCGGCAGCGTTCTTCGCGAAGGAATCGCGTTGAAGTTTCAGACGATCCAGCGCTGCCGCACGGTCTATCCCGTGCAACTGATGTGTCGATGCCTGAAGGTATCGAGCAGCGGTTTTCATGCGTGGTGCAAACGCCCCTTGAGTGCGCGAGCGAAGGACAACCAGCGATTACTGGTGCAGATAAAAGCGCTTCATAGCATCAGCGATGGGGTACTGGGCATGCCACGCATGCATGAGGAGCTGAGCTATGCCGGTGAAACGGCGAGTCCCAATCGGGTGGCACGCCTGATGGCCAGCAACGGATTATTCGGGATTCCACAGCGGCGAGCCTGGCGCAGCAAGCGTAGCGGCGTGCGACCGCTGCACGTGCGCAATCATCTGCAACGTGACTTCTCGGCGCTGGAACCCAATACAAAATGGGTCACCGACATCACCTACATCCACACCGGCGAAGGCTGGCTCTACCTCTGCACGGTGCTCGACCTGTTCAGCCACACGATCATTGGTTGGTCCATGTCGGGTATCCAGGATCGTCACCTGGTTCTCAAGGCGGTGCAGATGGCCTGCTGGCAGCGAACGGACACCACGCCCGTGGTGCTGCATTCAGATCGAGGAACCCAATTCACCAGCGGCGAATATCAACGCTTCCTCGCCGATCACCACCTCATCAGCAGCATGAGTGATGTGGGCCACTGTGGCGACAATGCTGCCGCCGAAGGATTCTTCGGTATGCTCAAGCGCGAGCGCATTTATCGCCGTCGTTACCTGTCACTGGCCGACGCACGCTCGGATGTTTTTGACTATATCGAGCGCTTCCACAACCCACGTATGCAACGACGACTTGATAAGCTAGACCAAAGATTTATAACCTTAACTCAACCGTCCGCCAAAACGGGGTAG